In the Arachis ipaensis cultivar K30076 chromosome B10, Araip1.1, whole genome shotgun sequence genome, one interval contains:
- the LOC110268434 gene encoding midasin-like: MGVQKYLTVFAFLKQNHISVCLEYDSRSFWIKQLGYLYNIFGFYVQFLPIVLEYIDASKKEIETELKELVKLCRWDDSKSYASIEKLKKSRQKLKKLMQKYTVCDP; encoded by the exons ATGGGAGTTCAAAAG TACCTTACTGTATTTGCTTTCCTTAAACAAAACCACATAAGTGTGTGCCTAGAATATGATTCCAG GTCTTTTTGGATTAAGCAGTTGGGATACTTATACAATATATTTGGTTTTTATGTGCAGTTCTTACCAAT TGTATTGGAGTACATTGATGCCAGTAAGAAAGAAATTGAGACTGAACTAAAAGAATTGGTGAAACTATGCCGGTGGGATGATAGTAAGAGTTATGCATCAATTGAAAAGTTGAAGAAGAGCCGGCAAAAGCTGAAAAAGCTTATGCAGAAGTATACTGTATGTGATCCTTGA
- the LOC110268053 gene encoding uncharacterized protein LOC110268053, producing the protein MLHAIRKKGARPYWIPPEVLGELMRRRDTNAYRQLQARNTAARKSTRGTSLHTAGGTTFPEARLRLNHSLGIPSRMDEFFEHTHTRKEDRTQWVDKHSQKTKDIFQERMFQAE; encoded by the exons ATGCTCCATGCCATTCGCAAAAAAGGTGCCCGCCCATATTGGATCCCACCAGAAGTTCTTGGTGAATTGATGAGACGTCGGGACACTAATGCCTATAGACAATTACAGGCGAGAAATACAGCTGCCAGGAAATCGACTCGAGGTACCTCCCTTCACACTGCAGGAGGCACCACCTTTCCCGAAGCGAGGTTACGCTTG AATCATTCACTTGGAATACCATCACGTATGGATGAGTTTTTTGAGCACACTCATACTCGCAAAGAGGATAGGACTCAATGGGTTGATAAACACTCCCAAAAGACAAAG GATATATTTCAAGAGCGTATGTTTCAGGCTGAGTAA